The Nitrogeniibacter aestuarii genome has a window encoding:
- the dtd gene encoding D-aminoacyl-tRNA deacylase gives MIGLIQRVTHASVHVEGESVGHIERGLLTLVGVQPDDDEKRAERLLERILTYRVFPDENAKMNLSLKDIQGGLLLVPQFTLAADTRKGTRPGFSTAAAPERASALFDYLANRARQVHPDVATGRFGADMDVSLTNQGPVTFWLEA, from the coding sequence ATGATCGGTCTCATTCAACGTGTCACACATGCCTCGGTTCATGTCGAGGGTGAATCGGTCGGTCATATCGAACGTGGTCTGCTGACCCTCGTCGGTGTTCAGCCTGACGACGATGAGAAACGCGCTGAGCGGCTGCTCGAACGCATCCTGACCTACCGCGTGTTCCCCGACGAGAACGCTAAGATGAACCTCTCGCTCAAGGACATTCAGGGTGGTTTGTTGCTGGTACCGCAGTTCACGCTGGCAGCCGATACCCGGAAAGGGACGCGCCCCGGATTCAGCACGGCCGCGGCACCCGAACGCGCCAGCGCCCTCTTCGACTACCTGGCGAATCGTGCGCGTCAGGTGCATCCAGACGTTGCGACGGGCCGGTTCGGAGCAGACATGGATGTGAGTCTGACCAACCAGGGGCCTGTGACATTCTGGTTGGAAGCCTGA
- a CDS encoding DMT family transporter: MTPRIRAAILVALAAACFGAMAVFARHAYRVGVDPLALLFIRFALAAAVLVPVMAAYRTPWPQGRALGALVLMGGLGYVSQSLSFFSALQYAPAALVALLLYLHPVLIALAGRYLKGEAMGFHRAASIAVALIGTAFVLGFSHSAQWQGYALGVLAAVLYSIYLMTGQSVLVRVAPLAAATTVIVSAAGVFGVLCLATAPQWPTTPESWGAAVAIAIVSTVFAILLLFAGMRVLGATDAATISMLEPVVTAFLGFWLLGESLSAFQWIGIGLVVTAVIRLVRHGAPRPTEVSASGE; this comes from the coding sequence ATGACACCGCGGATTCGAGCCGCAATTCTGGTCGCGCTCGCCGCCGCTTGCTTCGGCGCCATGGCCGTATTTGCACGCCATGCGTATCGCGTCGGCGTCGATCCCCTGGCATTGCTGTTCATCCGGTTTGCACTCGCGGCGGCCGTTCTGGTGCCTGTCATGGCGGCATACCGCACACCATGGCCTCAGGGGCGCGCGCTTGGCGCGCTGGTCCTCATGGGGGGGCTGGGCTACGTGAGTCAGTCGCTGAGTTTCTTCTCGGCGTTGCAGTATGCGCCGGCGGCACTGGTGGCCCTGTTGCTTTACCTGCACCCGGTGCTGATTGCTTTGGCCGGGCGCTACCTGAAGGGCGAAGCGATGGGATTTCACCGCGCCGCCTCCATTGCCGTGGCCCTGATCGGCACCGCGTTCGTGCTCGGGTTCAGTCATAGCGCCCAATGGCAGGGTTACGCCTTGGGGGTCCTTGCGGCGGTGCTGTACTCGATCTACCTCATGACCGGGCAGTCCGTCCTCGTGCGGGTCGCACCGTTGGCTGCAGCAACGACAGTCATTGTGTCGGCGGCCGGCGTTTTCGGGGTGCTTTGCCTGGCGACAGCGCCACAGTGGCCAACCACGCCCGAGAGCTGGGGGGCCGCAGTAGCCATTGCCATCGTGTCGACGGTGTTCGCCATCTTGTTGTTGTTTGCCGGCATGCGTGTGCTGGGCGCTACTGATGCCGCGACCATTTCCATGCTGGAACCGGTTGTGACGGCTTTCCTGGGGTTCTGGCTGCTGGGTGAGTCCCTCAGTGCCTTTCAGTGGATCGGGATCGGACTGGTCGTGACGGCTGTGATCAGGCTGGTCCGTCATGGGGCACCACGGCCGACAGAGGTCAGCGCAAGCGGAGAATAA
- the kdsA gene encoding 3-deoxy-8-phosphooctulonate synthase: MKLCDFEVGLDQPLFLIAGPCVIESHQMALDTAGALKEICAEVGIPFIFKSSYDKANRSSGKSYRGLGMEKGLEILADVRTQLQVPVLTDIHSIDEITPVASVVDVLQTPAFLCRQTDFIEAVAQCGKPVNIKKGQFLAPGDMKNVVDKAKAANGGADNIMVCERGASFGYNNLVSDMRSLAIMRETGCPVVYDATHSVQLPGGQGTASGGQREFVPVLARAAVAAGVAGIFMETHPTPETALSDGPNAWPLPRMKALLETLRDMDALAKRSGFLEMN; the protein is encoded by the coding sequence GTGAAACTGTGTGATTTCGAGGTTGGCCTCGACCAGCCGCTGTTCCTGATCGCCGGCCCGTGCGTGATCGAGTCCCATCAGATGGCGCTCGACACCGCTGGCGCACTCAAGGAAATCTGTGCCGAGGTCGGCATCCCCTTCATCTTCAAGTCGTCCTACGACAAGGCCAACCGCAGCAGCGGAAAGTCCTACCGCGGGCTCGGCATGGAGAAGGGGCTCGAAATCCTTGCCGATGTGCGCACGCAACTCCAGGTGCCGGTGCTCACCGACATCCACAGCATCGACGAAATCACCCCTGTCGCCAGCGTCGTCGACGTGCTTCAGACTCCAGCCTTTCTCTGCCGCCAGACGGATTTCATCGAGGCCGTCGCCCAGTGCGGCAAGCCGGTGAACATCAAGAAAGGGCAGTTTCTTGCCCCGGGCGACATGAAGAACGTGGTCGACAAGGCCAAGGCGGCCAATGGCGGCGCAGACAACATCATGGTCTGCGAGCGTGGCGCTTCATTCGGTTACAACAATCTTGTCTCCGACATGCGCTCGCTTGCGATCATGCGCGAGACCGGTTGTCCGGTGGTTTACGACGCCACCCACTCGGTGCAGTTGCCGGGCGGGCAGGGGACGGCCTCGGGTGGCCAGCGTGAGTTCGTGCCGGTGCTGGCACGTGCGGCCGTGGCCGCCGGTGTGGCAGGCATCTTCATGGAAACCCATCCGACGCCGGAAACGGCCCTGTCGGACGGCCCCAATGCCTGGCCGCTCCCCAGAATGAAAGCCTTGCTCGAAACGCTCAGAGACATGGACGCGCTGGCCAAGCGCTCCGGCTTTCTCGAAATGAACTGA
- a CDS encoding CTP synthase produces MTKYVFVTGGVVSSLGKGIAAASLGAILESRGIRVTHLKLDPYINVDPGTMSPFQHGEVFVTEDGAETDLDLGHYERFTSAKMSKRNNFTTGQIYESVLKKERRGEYLGKTVQVIPHITDEIKTFIKRGAEGADVALVEVGGTVGDIESLPFLEAIRQMGIEEGRNSTCFIHLTLLPYIPTAGELKTKPTQHSVKELREIGIQPDILLCRADRSIPADERRKIALFCNVMPEAVIEALDASSIYKIPGMLHEQMLDEIVCHKLGILAKAADLSVWDRIINALENPEREVDVAFVGKYVDLTESYKSLIEALNHAGLNTRSKVNIHYLDSEEIEQKGCGVLAKMDAILVPGGFGKRGTEGKIMAIQYARENKVPYLGICLGMQLAVVEYARNVAGMNGAHSTEFDDKTQFPVIGLITEWLDRTGQVERRDDSSDLGGTMRLGGQSCELGEGTLARDIYGQANIIERHRHRYEVNNTLLGKLEEAGLRVGGRAPGTNLCEMIELPDHPWFVACQFHPEFTSNPRHGHPLFTAYVNAALKAREGKGSQA; encoded by the coding sequence ATGACTAAGTACGTATTCGTGACCGGCGGTGTCGTGTCCTCTCTGGGCAAAGGCATCGCGGCGGCCTCGTTGGGGGCCATCCTGGAGTCGCGCGGTATTCGCGTCACCCACCTCAAACTCGACCCCTACATCAACGTCGATCCGGGCACCATGAGCCCGTTCCAGCACGGTGAAGTCTTCGTGACCGAAGACGGCGCTGAAACCGATCTGGACCTGGGTCACTACGAGCGCTTCACCAGCGCCAAGATGTCCAAGCGCAATAACTTCACCACGGGGCAGATCTATGAATCCGTGCTGAAGAAAGAGCGCCGCGGCGAATACCTGGGCAAGACGGTCCAGGTCATCCCTCACATCACCGACGAGATCAAGACCTTCATCAAGCGTGGTGCCGAAGGCGCCGATGTCGCGCTGGTTGAAGTGGGCGGCACCGTGGGCGATATCGAGTCACTGCCGTTTCTCGAGGCCATCCGTCAGATGGGTATCGAAGAGGGGCGCAACTCGACCTGCTTCATTCACCTGACGCTGCTGCCCTACATTCCGACTGCCGGCGAACTCAAGACCAAGCCGACCCAGCACTCGGTCAAGGAACTGCGCGAGATCGGTATCCAGCCAGACATCCTGCTGTGCCGCGCAGACCGTTCGATTCCGGCCGACGAGCGTCGCAAGATCGCCCTGTTCTGCAACGTGATGCCCGAGGCGGTCATCGAGGCGCTCGACGCCAGCTCCATCTACAAGATTCCGGGCATGCTCCATGAGCAGATGCTTGATGAAATCGTCTGCCACAAGCTGGGGATTCTGGCCAAGGCGGCCGACCTGTCGGTGTGGGATCGCATCATCAACGCGCTTGAAAATCCCGAGCGCGAAGTCGATGTCGCGTTTGTCGGTAAATACGTCGATCTGACCGAATCCTACAAATCGCTCATCGAAGCGCTCAACCACGCGGGTCTGAACACCCGCAGCAAGGTGAACATCCACTACCTCGATTCGGAAGAAATCGAGCAGAAGGGCTGTGGCGTGCTCGCCAAGATGGATGCCATTCTGGTGCCCGGCGGTTTCGGCAAACGCGGCACGGAAGGCAAGATCATGGCCATCCAGTATGCCCGCGAGAACAAGGTGCCTTACCTGGGCATCTGCCTGGGCATGCAACTGGCCGTGGTCGAATACGCCCGCAATGTGGCAGGCATGAATGGCGCCCACAGCACCGAATTCGATGACAAGACCCAGTTTCCGGTGATCGGTCTGATCACCGAATGGCTCGACCGTACCGGTCAGGTGGAACGTCGTGACGACAGCTCCGACCTGGGCGGCACGATGCGTCTCGGCGGTCAGAGCTGCGAACTGGGCGAAGGAACGCTTGCGCGTGACATCTACGGTCAGGCGAACATCATCGAACGTCACCGTCACCGTTATGAAGTGAACAACACCCTGCTGGGCAAGCTTGAAGAGGCTGGCCTGCGTGTGGGTGGTCGCGCACCCGGGACCAACCTGTGCGAGATGATCGAGCTACCGGACCACCCCTGGTTCGTGGCCTGTCAGTTCCATCCCGAATTCACCTCCAACCCGCGTCATGGCCATCCGCTCTTCACGGCATACGTGAATGCGGCGCTCAAGGCGCGTGAAGGCAAGGGGAGTCAAGCGTGA
- a CDS encoding acetoacetate--CoA ligase, producing the protein MAEARNLDQPLWSPSAEQVAAANITTFREQINAQLGLELQDFAQLHEWSVAQPEHFWRSLWDYGGVIGTPGNVVLEEREKMPGARWFPEARLNFAENLLRRRDAEDALVFWGEDHVKQRMTHAELYREVAHLAAALRDMGVVQGDRVAAYMPNMPQTIIAMLATTSIGAIFTSASPDFGTQGVLDRFGQTEPKVLITVDGYYYAGKHVDIRDKVAEVAAGLPSLKRVVVAPYLTAHPDISTIQHARVWGDVVSPFAHVTEITFERLPFDHPLYVMYSSGTTGVPKCIVHCAGGALLQHLKEHKLHSDVRPGDRVFYFTTCGWMMWNWLVSGLAADATLLLYDGSPFVGEGDILFDFADAEKMTHFGTSAKFIDHLGKLGRRPMDTHNLSTVRAMMSTGSPLVIEGFEYVYDAIKKDLCLSSISGGTDILSCFVLGNPVLPVWRGEIQCKGLGMAVEIYDDDGKPIRGEKGELVCTKPFPVMPIGFWNDPDGEKYHAAYFDRFDNVWCHGDFCEETDHGGFIIHGRSDATLNPGGVRIGTAEIYRQVEKLDEVLESLVIGQDWDHDVRVVLFVKLREGLSLDDALVDKIKKTIRANTTPRHVPAKVVEVQDIPRTRSGKIVELAVRNVVHGRPVKNVEALANPEALDQYRARTELDG; encoded by the coding sequence ATGGCGGAAGCAAGAAACCTCGATCAACCCCTGTGGAGCCCTTCGGCCGAGCAGGTGGCAGCAGCCAATATCACGACCTTTCGTGAGCAGATCAATGCGCAACTGGGTCTTGAACTGCAGGATTTCGCTCAGCTTCACGAATGGAGCGTCGCACAGCCTGAACACTTCTGGCGTTCGCTGTGGGACTACGGCGGGGTTATCGGCACGCCGGGCAATGTGGTGCTCGAAGAGCGGGAGAAGATGCCCGGTGCCCGCTGGTTTCCGGAGGCCCGGCTGAATTTTGCCGAAAATCTGCTTCGTCGGCGTGACGCGGAAGATGCGTTGGTGTTCTGGGGCGAAGACCATGTGAAACAGCGCATGACTCATGCCGAACTCTATCGGGAGGTCGCCCACCTGGCGGCAGCACTGCGGGATATGGGGGTCGTCCAGGGGGATCGGGTGGCGGCCTACATGCCCAACATGCCACAGACCATCATCGCCATGCTTGCGACCACGAGCATCGGCGCGATCTTCACATCGGCCTCGCCGGACTTCGGCACTCAAGGGGTGCTGGACCGCTTTGGCCAGACGGAACCGAAAGTCCTGATCACCGTCGACGGCTACTACTATGCGGGCAAGCACGTGGACATCCGCGACAAGGTCGCCGAAGTGGCAGCCGGCTTGCCCTCGCTCAAGCGTGTCGTGGTCGCGCCATACCTGACCGCGCATCCCGATATCTCGACCATCCAGCATGCCCGCGTCTGGGGTGATGTCGTTTCGCCGTTCGCGCATGTCACCGAGATCACGTTCGAGCGTCTGCCCTTCGATCATCCGCTGTATGTGATGTACTCGTCCGGCACCACGGGCGTGCCCAAATGCATTGTTCACTGCGCCGGTGGCGCCTTGTTGCAGCATCTGAAAGAACACAAGCTCCACAGTGATGTCAGGCCGGGCGACCGGGTGTTCTACTTCACCACCTGCGGCTGGATGATGTGGAACTGGCTGGTTTCCGGCCTCGCCGCTGACGCGACCCTGCTCCTTTACGATGGCTCGCCGTTCGTGGGCGAAGGCGACATCCTCTTCGATTTCGCCGATGCCGAGAAAATGACGCATTTCGGCACCTCGGCCAAATTCATCGATCACCTCGGCAAGCTCGGCCGGCGGCCGATGGATACGCACAATCTGTCCACGGTGCGGGCCATGATGTCCACCGGCAGCCCGCTGGTCATCGAGGGCTTCGAATACGTGTACGACGCCATCAAGAAGGACCTGTGTCTCTCGTCCATCTCCGGTGGGACAGACATTCTGTCGTGTTTCGTGCTCGGCAACCCGGTGCTTCCTGTCTGGCGTGGAGAAATCCAGTGCAAGGGCCTCGGGATGGCGGTCGAGATCTACGACGACGACGGCAAGCCGATTCGGGGTGAGAAGGGCGAACTGGTGTGTACGAAACCCTTCCCTGTGATGCCCATCGGTTTCTGGAATGATCCCGACGGCGAGAAGTATCACGCGGCCTACTTCGATCGCTTCGACAACGTGTGGTGTCACGGTGATTTCTGTGAAGAGACGGACCACGGCGGATTCATCATTCACGGACGTTCCGACGCAACGCTCAACCCGGGCGGCGTGCGCATCGGCACGGCAGAGATCTATCGCCAGGTGGAAAAGCTCGATGAAGTGCTCGAATCGCTTGTGATCGGCCAGGATTGGGACCACGACGTGCGCGTGGTGCTTTTCGTGAAACTGCGTGAAGGCTTGAGCCTTGACGATGCACTCGTCGACAAGATCAAGAAGACGATCCGCGCCAACACCACGCCGCGCCACGTCCCGGCGAAAGTGGTCGAAGTGCAGGACATTCCGCGCACGCGCAGCGGCAAGATTGTTGAATTGGCGGTTCGCAACGTCGTTCATGGTCGGCCCGTCAAGAACGTCGAGGCGCTCGCAAATCCAGAGGCCCTTGACCAATACCGCGCCCGAACGGAGCTTGACGGCTGA
- a CDS encoding dinitrogenase iron-molybdenum cofactor biosynthesis protein yields MNAAVDAPPITREAALRVALAARAMPTVTLPRLLELLQQRLGDEIDEDKLKQVTVTMLKTDFQSADGEEDGEDIGIGLEAMKLAVRILWGDSQGDDDLPRIHPYTDGEMPGSVRVAVASDQGDTLSGHFGSCLRFLVYQVSPEEIRLVDIRDTMDAEFSDDKNLWRARLIGDCHVAYFVSIGGPAAAKVIRQDIYPIKLPEGGPALEVLARFQQAMTSSPPPWLLKILGVAAEKRLRNYDASDLDD; encoded by the coding sequence ATGAATGCAGCTGTGGATGCCCCCCCGATCACGCGTGAAGCCGCCCTTCGTGTCGCGCTGGCAGCGCGAGCGATGCCGACGGTGACACTGCCGCGGCTTCTTGAACTGCTCCAGCAACGCCTCGGCGACGAGATTGACGAAGACAAGCTCAAGCAGGTGACCGTCACCATGCTCAAGACCGATTTCCAGAGTGCTGACGGCGAAGAGGACGGAGAGGATATCGGGATCGGTCTTGAGGCAATGAAACTGGCCGTGCGCATCCTCTGGGGCGATAGCCAGGGTGACGATGATCTGCCGCGCATCCATCCGTACACCGACGGCGAAATGCCCGGATCCGTGCGCGTGGCGGTGGCCTCTGACCAGGGCGACACCCTCTCAGGCCACTTCGGCTCCTGTCTGCGCTTTCTTGTGTATCAGGTCAGTCCGGAAGAGATCCGGCTGGTCGATATTCGCGACACCATGGACGCGGAGTTTTCCGACGACAAGAACCTGTGGCGGGCGCGATTGATCGGCGACTGTCATGTCGCCTATTTCGTCTCCATTGGCGGTCCGGCCGCCGCCAAGGTGATTCGCCAGGACATCTACCCCATCAAACTGCCAGAAGGCGGGCCGGCACTTGAGGTGCTGGCGCGGTTCCAACAGGCGATGACCAGTTCTCCGCCCCCATGGTTGCTGAAGATCCTCGGGGTCGCGGCCGAAAAACGTTTGCGAAACTACGACGCTTCGGATCTCGATGACTGA
- the ftsB gene encoding cell division protein FtsB, producing MRWPILILLLLVVALQFPLWFGKGGWFRVWEADRDLGEQKVLNQKLEQRNAGLEAEIRDLKTGNEAIEERARYELGLTKPDEVFVQVPQKR from the coding sequence ATGCGCTGGCCCATACTCATTCTGCTCCTGCTGGTGGTAGCGCTCCAATTCCCGCTCTGGTTCGGCAAGGGAGGGTGGTTTCGCGTCTGGGAGGCGGACCGCGACCTTGGCGAACAGAAAGTACTCAATCAGAAACTTGAGCAGCGCAATGCCGGCCTGGAAGCCGAGATTCGCGACCTCAAGACGGGTAACGAAGCCATCGAGGAGCGTGCACGCTACGAACTCGGTTTAACCAAACCGGACGAGGTGTTTGTCCAGGTTCCCCAGAAGCGCTGA
- a CDS encoding isochorismatase family protein, with translation MKHSTLLVDAQRSALLMVDLQAGLLPVIEGAESVVAAARKLLGAAGELDIPCVFSEQYPDGLGHTEPKVIEAARHPRVVGKMHFSCVADGCLEGTAIDSADQVVVCGTEAHVCVLQTVLDLIVAGKQVFVVADAVGSRVEANRQLALTRMQQAGAQIVSVEMVIFEWLHVAGTDRFRQVHKAFLR, from the coding sequence ATGAAACACTCGACATTGCTTGTGGATGCGCAGCGAAGTGCGCTGTTGATGGTCGATCTTCAGGCCGGGCTGCTCCCCGTGATCGAAGGCGCTGAATCGGTTGTCGCCGCAGCACGCAAGCTGCTTGGCGCAGCCGGGGAACTCGACATACCGTGCGTGTTTTCGGAACAGTATCCGGATGGCCTGGGGCATACGGAACCGAAGGTGATCGAGGCCGCTCGCCATCCGCGCGTCGTCGGCAAGATGCACTTTTCGTGTGTGGCCGACGGATGCCTCGAGGGGACGGCAATCGACAGCGCCGACCAGGTTGTCGTTTGCGGCACCGAGGCCCATGTCTGCGTGCTGCAGACGGTGCTTGATCTGATTGTTGCCGGTAAGCAGGTCTTTGTCGTTGCCGATGCGGTCGGCTCGCGCGTCGAGGCGAACAGGCAGCTTGCGCTCACGCGCATGCAGCAGGCTGGGGCGCAGATCGTGAGTGTGGAGATGGTGATCTTCGAATGGCTTCACGTTGCCGGAACCGACCGGTTCCGGCAGGTGCATAAAGCCTTTCTCCGTTAA
- the eno gene encoding phosphopyruvate hydratase, with protein sequence MSAIIDVIAREVLDSRGNPTVEADVLLESGVMGRAAVPSGASTGAREAIELRDGDAARYLGKGVEKAVENVNTEISEALIGLDAEEQSFIDHTLIDLDGTENKSRLGANATLAVSMAVAKAAAEEAGLPLYRYFGGSGPMAMPVPMMNVINGGAHANNSLDIQECMIMPVSMTSFREALRCGAEIFHHLKKLTDAKGYPTTVGDEGGFAPNVGGTDEALNMIQEAISNAGYEPGTDVVLALDCASSEFYKDGQYVLSGEGLTLDASGFADYLATLADRFPIVSIEDGMAEDDWAGWKLLTERLGKKVQLVGDDLFVTNTKILKQGIDQDIANSILIKINQIGTLSETFAAVEMAKRAGYTAVISHRSGETEDSTIADIAVGLNAMQIKTGSLSRSDRISKYNQLLRIEEDLGDTVTYPGLDAFYNLRRR encoded by the coding sequence ATGAGTGCAATCATTGACGTCATCGCCCGCGAAGTCCTCGACTCGCGTGGCAATCCGACCGTTGAAGCCGATGTGCTGCTCGAATCCGGCGTCATGGGCCGTGCAGCAGTTCCGTCCGGCGCCTCCACCGGCGCACGTGAAGCCATCGAGCTGCGTGACGGCGATGCCGCCCGTTATCTGGGCAAGGGCGTCGAAAAGGCGGTCGAGAACGTCAATACCGAGATTTCCGAGGCTCTGATCGGGCTGGACGCCGAAGAGCAGTCCTTTATCGATCACACCCTGATCGACCTGGACGGCACCGAGAACAAGTCCCGCCTGGGCGCCAATGCCACCCTGGCGGTCTCCATGGCCGTGGCCAAGGCTGCCGCTGAAGAGGCCGGCCTGCCGCTGTATCGTTATTTTGGCGGTTCCGGCCCCATGGCCATGCCGGTGCCGATGATGAACGTCATCAACGGCGGTGCGCACGCCAACAACTCGCTGGATATCCAGGAATGCATGATCATGCCGGTGTCCATGACCAGCTTCCGCGAAGCCCTGCGTTGCGGTGCCGAGATCTTCCACCACCTCAAGAAGCTCACCGATGCCAAGGGCTACCCGACGACTGTCGGTGACGAAGGCGGCTTTGCCCCGAACGTGGGCGGCACAGACGAAGCCCTGAACATGATTCAGGAGGCCATTTCCAACGCTGGCTACGAGCCGGGAACCGACGTGGTGCTGGCCCTCGACTGCGCTTCATCCGAGTTCTACAAGGATGGCCAGTATGTGCTCTCCGGTGAAGGCCTGACTTTGGATGCCTCCGGCTTTGCCGACTACCTGGCGACCCTGGCTGACCGCTTCCCGATCGTTTCGATTGAAGACGGTATGGCTGAAGACGACTGGGCAGGCTGGAAGCTGCTGACCGAACGTCTGGGCAAGAAGGTCCAGCTGGTGGGTGACGACCTGTTCGTGACCAACACCAAGATCCTCAAGCAAGGCATCGACCAGGACATCGCCAACTCGATCCTCATCAAGATCAACCAGATCGGTACCCTGTCCGAGACCTTCGCCGCCGTTGAAATGGCCAAGCGGGCCGGCTACACCGCCGTGATCTCTCACCGCTCGGGCGAAACGGAAGACTCCACCATCGCCGACATCGCCGTGGGTCTGAATGCCATGCAGATCAAGACCGGTTCGCTGTCTCGTTCCGACCGTATCTCCAAGTACAACCAGCTGCTTCGCATCGAAGAAGATCTGGGCGATACCGTCACTTACCCGGGTCTGGACGCGTTCTACAACCTGCGCCGCCGTTGA
- a CDS encoding C40 family peptidase has translation MRIRFSLAALGILVGIGIAGCGTTPVSTPRVGGIEDVSPAYGGGYVTLNHPTEAEQLVMYAYGLIGTGYQFGGRNPEAGLDCSGMVSYIVEQVSGKRLPHNAAKIAQTTRPIKRGALQPGDLVFFNTLKRPHSHMGVYLGDDRFLHAPNSRGSVRIDSLANRYWSRAFDGARTLQPEG, from the coding sequence ATGCGAATCAGATTCTCTCTCGCTGCTCTCGGTATCCTTGTCGGAATCGGCATTGCCGGCTGTGGTACGACACCGGTCTCAACGCCACGCGTTGGTGGAATCGAGGATGTATCTCCGGCGTACGGCGGCGGATACGTCACGCTGAATCACCCGACCGAGGCAGAGCAGCTCGTCATGTACGCCTACGGATTGATCGGTACGGGTTACCAGTTCGGTGGCCGCAATCCAGAGGCGGGGCTCGATTGCAGCGGCATGGTGTCGTACATCGTCGAACAGGTCAGCGGAAAACGCCTGCCCCACAACGCCGCGAAAATCGCACAGACCACTCGCCCGATCAAGCGAGGAGCGCTTCAGCCAGGCGACCTTGTGTTCTTCAATACACTCAAGCGGCCGCATTCCCACATGGGTGTCTATCTTGGCGACGACCGCTTCCTGCACGCGCCAAACAGCCGCGGTTCAGTACGTATCGACAGCCTGGCCAACCGTTACTGGTCACGCGCATTCGACGGGGCACGGACGCTTCAGCCCGAAGGCTGA
- a CDS encoding SIMPL domain-containing protein (The SIMPL domain is named for its presence in mouse protein SIMPL (signalling molecule that associates with mouse pelle-like kinase). Bacterial member BP26, from Brucella, was shown to assemble into a channel-like structure, while YggE from E. coli has been associated with resistance to oxidative stress.) translates to MKLQQGLAYWKRFGYKGLSSFHGCRMSRFESLSKTALILVFAAAGLGASQAALAEADDLPTVSFSASGAASAANDLAQATAYAEITGGKPRDVAAQVNEQIAGALALAKSYPSVRTRTGATNTWPVYAKDSRTISAWRMRSSITLESNDIPALSELVGKLQDRLAVESLVLMPSPDTRAAAEDAATKDALAAFEARARLVSETLKKHYRIKELNIGGHNVGFPVAAAMRGAAMEMKPAPIQAGNSDVSIEVNGTIELID, encoded by the coding sequence ATGAAGTTACAGCAGGGGCTCGCGTACTGGAAGCGCTTCGGGTATAAGGGGCTGTCTTCTTTTCACGGTTGTCGCATGTCTCGTTTCGAATCGTTGTCAAAAACCGCCTTGATCCTGGTATTTGCTGCGGCGGGGCTGGGTGCCAGCCAAGCCGCCCTCGCCGAGGCGGACGATCTCCCAACGGTGAGTTTCTCGGCCTCCGGCGCTGCATCAGCGGCCAACGATCTTGCCCAGGCGACGGCTTATGCCGAAATCACCGGCGGAAAGCCACGCGATGTTGCAGCCCAGGTCAACGAACAGATCGCAGGCGCGCTGGCCCTGGCCAAATCCTACCCGAGTGTCCGTACCCGAACCGGTGCGACGAATACCTGGCCCGTCTACGCCAAGGATTCACGAACGATATCCGCCTGGCGTATGCGCAGTTCCATCACCCTGGAAAGCAACGACATCCCGGCTTTGTCCGAGCTGGTGGGCAAGCTGCAAGACCGTCTCGCAGTCGAAAGCCTCGTGCTCATGCCCTCGCCGGATACGCGTGCAGCAGCAGAAGACGCCGCCACCAAGGATGCGCTTGCCGCGTTCGAAGCCCGTGCCCGACTGGTGTCCGAGACGCTGAAGAAACATTACCGAATCAAAGAATTGAACATTGGCGGCCATAACGTCGGCTTTCCGGTGGCCGCCGCCATGCGTGGCGCGGCCATGGAGATGAAACCTGCGCCCATCCAGGCAGGAAACAGCGATGTCTCCATCGAAGTCAATGGCACCATCGAATTGATTGACTGA